The following DNA comes from Caretta caretta isolate rCarCar2 chromosome 10, rCarCar1.hap1, whole genome shotgun sequence.
ACCAACCTGTCTGCACTGCCAGGGAATGGgcgcatgactgctcttgcagcttccctttgcttccccatcagaagtcattCTTCTGCGGgcaagcaaagaaatctgcgggggccATGAATTCTGCCCATgcgcagtgatgcagaattcccccaggagtaaataatAGGCTTCCATTCAACATGACATTGATAATGAGTTTTAAATAGGATTGAAATAAGGATCAAATAGAATGCATACCTGCGATGGTATTAATGGAATCCATTAGTTGCTGAACATCAGAGAAATCTATGACTGTGTCTTCAAAGTCTGGCAGTGTTGAAAGTTCTAAAtccatatctttttttaaaaattctctcagCCTGTAAGGGTAAAAGAGTCTAATTCCTGTAAGATGATAGTACCATCCTCTCTGAGAGATCCTTCAGGCTACAACATCAATGTTAACAAGAAGAGAGAGCTCTTTATTTTACCATTCAATAAAGAAGCTGCCTTATCTGACACACTTAAAAGAGAGCAAAGTCCTTTCTTAAATAATATCTAGATGGTTGCACAAGACATACCTTGGCTTCCATTTGTCATTTGCTCACATCATGTATTCAGAAATGTATTCTTGAACCTGCATAAGATTAGTGCTCACATTTCGTTATATCCaaattgggccaaatcctgcagctcGTTCTTACAGTCCATCCCCTTGTCATTCTTGGTCTTGCATTGGTTTGGCTGGCATGCTCGATAGGGTGGTCCCAGTAAGCAGGTGATAGAGAACATTTTCCACTAAAGCTCTAATTCTGAAGGAAGCGAGCTGTTGCCTCCAAAAACTGCATTCTTGCTTATTATTCATATTACAGTAGCCAGGACAGGGCCTCATTGGACTAGGTGGTATACAATTGTTAAAAAGAAGAAGGCGACCCTTTTTTCTTCTACTTGTTTTTATGATGGACTGAAATGAATTAAAACATACATTTCGCAATTGATTTGGCATATCCCAGGGCTCTTTTCTGACCATTACTATATTTCATGCTATCAGTTTTGAGCACCCCGGCTGCATTTACTAAACCTCCTTATTAATGTATAAATAAGCTTGTTACTAATCTGTGTATGTAGAGAGCCCAGTTTAGGCAGATTTTGTATCCAGAGCATTTCTGTAAGACTTGAGCAATCCTGTTTTTCAGTCATTGCAATCAGTTTTCTATCACTAAAGCAAAGTGACACTGATTTAGTTATGCTATGTCTCTTATAGATGTGCTTTATTAAATTAGTTCAGAATCAGTTTCAAGCTGTTAATCTTGTTTTGGAGACTTTTCCAGCAGCAGTTTAAACTAGAATGATGAAAGATTTGCAGACCTCTAACTCCGAGCTTCAGTAACATTCAGTGCACCCTTACCAAAGATAGAGCGTTGTCACAAAATCAGTAAATACTTGAGAACACAGGATGCCCAACATTAGCATTTTCAGAAGATTATTTTGGAAGAGAAGGagtgaaaagcaaaacaaaatactaCTGATATTACCTGTCCACCACGGGTACTGCAGCctataaaaaagagagagaaaaagagaaagtcTTCCACGGATGCAGGACCAATTTAGCTTATTAACCCAAATGCAGACTATACAACACCAGATTCGTCTGACTGATTTTGTTCTAAATGCTGCCACATAGAACTATAGAGCTTGTTTTCTCATAACACTTCTGATCCCAAGAATGAAGTTCAGGCTTACTCTTATTTTCAGCTGACCAGATCCTGAGCTAGTTTGCAGTAGGATTGCATGGGATGTAAATCAGCACCAACCAACCTCCGTCCCCACATACCCAGCTTCTACTAAATCAAGACTTGCTATCATGCCCACAGATTGTCTCAAGCAGGAACAAGCAGCATCTTGGAGGTGAAAGGGAAAATCTGTGGAGAGATCTGGATGTTCTTTGCAGATATGAAGGGAAGATACATTTGTTGAACGATCTGTCTCCTTTTCCCGTAGAAATAACAATGTTCCCCACTCCCTGTGATGGACACTTATTTGATGGAGACTGAGTACCACCCATTAATATAAGACAAAGCTGCCCAAACTTTGCCTAACTGAGGGCAGGCTGGTGATTTTCCAGGAGTCTGAGGGCCACCCTGATTTGAATTCAGTGAGGCAGGCTGTGGCCACTCTCATCTATAATATAGAGATGCAGCCCAGGGAGGTTCCAGGTCACAGCATGTGCTGCTCATCTCGATCTGAGCAGCATGCCTGAACCTGCTGGCTGCATGAGCTTGTGATCAACATCGATTTCCTCCCCTCCACGCTACATAAGGGGAGCATGCTGACCTCAGAAGAGActgaaaaaatggttactaggGCCAACGCAAAACTGCTTCAGGCTATTCTCAATGAAGCAGCAGAAAAGGGGAATGTCAGATCATGAAAAGCGCTCAATAAGCCAGATCAAAATGATCAAAATAGAAGAGATCCATGAGGTTGGACTTCAAGTGATATATGGTTAGAGGAGGAGCACCtgtcaaagaaaaatatttctctaaGTTGCTTCAACGGCAGGTTTCATTAATCATTTTGCAGGAGTCCCTAGTGTGTGCAGTTGGGGCCTCCTATTTAACTGCATATTTGAACTTCCTGGCAAAATGAGCAAAACAGAGTGAGGGGGAACAACATCCTACTGAAGCATTAATCTGGCTCTGTGAGCCCAAACTAGAGCTAGAAAGCTAAGACTGCATGCTGCAATGAACACTGCTAAGCACTTCAAAAGTTTTCTAAGTAGTTAGACCTGGAGAACAAACAGTATTTTCCCCAAGTCAGAATGATACTCATGAATCATTGAGTTTACCAGTGACAGACCTCTGCTGATGCATGTTAGTAATGTTGAATTTATCATGATTAAGTTAGTACCATGTGCAAAGCACCTGGAGCACTCACATCATCATAAAACTGGCAAGTAGAGTGCATGACCAGCTTTGAATGTTCTATGGAAAGTCAATCACTCATGATCTTAGTGCTGGAGCCTTCGACTCTTGACTAGACAGAATTGTGAGGAAATAGACCATCCTTAAGGGGTCATGCCAGTTTAATTACTTTACCTTTATAAAATCAGCTTTCTCCTTGTCCTTGCACAGCTCCTGAATTGTTTCCATCAGCTCCTTACAGGTGTCAAGATTTTCTCCACAACTGACCAGTTGCCCATACAAGGCTTCTAgcttctgtttcttctcttccccaaGGCCTTCTACCTTTTCTTCATATCTCTGAGTTAGCGTTTGCATCACTTCATTGTAATGCATCTCGAAGTTCTGCTCTTGGCGCCCAAAATTCTCCTGGAAGtcatttgggttttattttattcatcTAAAGCccgagccaaagcccactgaggtcagtaAGAAGGAAAATCTTGCTGGTATCAAATCAAAGTGATTGTTACAATGGAGACAATTTTGTTACAGATAAATAGTTACTAGACTGTAATATTATCATTAGATTATAAATAATGACCATATTTTATAACCGCTATTTATTAAACTCCCTCACCCCCGACAATGCACTGGGGATGTTAGACATTCATTCCAGATATAATACAAACATAGGaaagtataataaaaataatacaaaaaatataataaaactagCCTCTAAAATAAAAACTAGAAACACAAATAGGTGCACATTCCAGTTATAATAAGTAGGTGTTTCCACCTATATGTTTGTACTGGGGGGAACCGAAGCACCCCATTGGGGATTCATGCATTCACTCTAGGGGAGCTGAGCAGCTAATGCTTGTATCCTTACCCTCCTGAAGTGGGGGGTCCAGTAGGAGGGAAGATTTAAGTGGAAATCTGGGCTTCCTTGCCAGCAGCTTTTTACTGTTTAGGCAGCGCTGCCTGGCTGTAGCCACCCTCAGCTACCTTGTGCTACTGCAACCTCCCTTCACTCAGATTTTCCACTGTCGGGGCCAGGCACCCTGGGATGTGCTGGAATAAGCCAGGATACTGCAGTGCATTGTATCATGTTACATTTTGTGCTCGGTAACCATGGCCTCTATTGCTGTAATTACTCATCCTGTATAAAAGTGAACACTGCAGTCTTGTCAAAGCAGCTGTGTACTCAGTTGGTCCCACATTGTGGAGTTAACCAAAGAGCAAATTGCTTACCTCTACAGTGATGAAAATTTCCTCCAAGTGACTGGCAAAGTTTTCCATTTCAGTAACCTGTTCTTCTAATTTACACATGTTTTTCTGAATCTCCTCCTACCAAACCAAGCATCGTTATTAATAGGCTTGAATACTATTTAATAGATATGCAGAATAATGGAAGAGACCACTTGGATAATTCTTACCTTTGCACTTTCCACTGCATTGGCAAGCTGGGTCACCTCATGGTCCTTATGGTCACCAAACAATTTGTCAAAGGCTCTAATTGGAATCTTGCAGGTAGCACAATAAATATCAGCAGCTTCCTCTTCACTGTTTGGCTGAATACTTTTCTCATCTTGCCAGCCATCCCTCCTAAGCTCTTCTTCGGAATGTTCATGATTATGCAACTCATCATACACTTTCCCATTGTGTAGGTGTTGAGATTCATCTTCAGAATCATGGCCAAGACATTCCTGTTCCTCTGTGCTTTCCATATGTTTTTTATGCTGAGAGCCGTTTACTGGTGAACTGCTCTTTGGTGCATTATATGTGGAGTCATATGATCCTGCTGCTACGCCTTCCTTGTGAGCTGGTGTCTCTTTGCTCTCTAAAATCCCAGACGTAGCTATATTCCCACCAAGAAGCTCCTGCTCTATTTCTTTATCCTCATCAAGTCCATATAGTTTTGTTAGTTCATCAACTTCCTTTTCCAAGTCATATGCACTTTGGTCAGAACTGCAAAAATCTTCCCCTGGCCCTGTTGACTCTTGGCTGGTTTCGCCCAGAGCCCCATCTCCACTTCCAGCTGGCTCTTCTGGAAAGATTTCTAATCTTCCATTTGATTCATAGAGATCCATGTGATAAAACGTTAAGCCTTCAGGCTCATTTTCATTAGATTCTGGAAACATCATGGACTCTGATGGATCAGTGGCTGGATCTAAAGCTGCTGTATCACTACTGAAAACAATTTCATTCTCCATTGCAATGGCAGGGCTGAATGACAGCAGTACTGTATCCCCAATAAGGCCTTCCAGATGACCAGATGAAATGTGTTTTAGTCCttcagaataaaaagaaaagaattagtCAGGTGTTTGCTTTAAAACTCACAGACAGAAGAGGTTGTGTTTAGGACTGCTGTTGATCTGGACCTAGGCCCTGCCTGGAAAATACCAGAGTTAGTAGATGGATTTCCCAGCAGGGCTCCACTTTTCTCAATGGATCTGCCATGGCTGATCCAAAACACACCTAAGGCCTCTTGTTTGCATGGggacagaaagaaaaaatggAGAAAGATGTTCTGCAGAAGTGGCTAGTGGCAACCAGAGTTTCCAGCAGAACAGGGGGAAGAACAGCTGAGTCAAGGTGACATGCAGGAGTGACACAATACGAACATCTTGAAAAGCAGTTTTGTCACATCCTTCTGTTATTATATTGGATAATGGTAAAGTGTCAGTTGCCAGGTGGGGCCAATACCAGGGACTAAACtgggggacctccagagctaaaagtgtAACTCCACAGTTTGTGCTAATGAACCAACGTGTCAAGCAGAGAACTGTAAGACATGCTCCGTAGACTTCTTAGATTTTAACAACTAAATGCCCatctgcactgggcatgctccagcctggggctgagaggaatttccctgcaattgcagctgtGGGCTGCTGTGAAGCGCACCAGCTCTATGCCCCTGAACTGAGTGCATGGAGGGAACTTGTCTCTCCTTGCTCTCGGTGACCCCCGTGCTGGGTCCAGGCAGCTCAAAGGAGAAAACTGCCTGAATCAAATGCAGAGAGGACAAAAGATGGACCTGTGAGGATGAAGGAAGGAGTAGATTTGTACAAagagactgggattggctgggcaaggagactggactGGGAGCCATGGAGGGAAGCCATGGGGGGACTACGAGCCAGTAGTtgggagtgggatggggaggggtagATGAGGTGCctggaggagactgggactgagaatCTGTGGGGCAAGGGGAAAGAAGTGAAGGGGAAGGCGAGACAGACCTAATAAGGAGCCAGAGTGCAATGggaaaactgggactggctgggcaaagagactgggacaaagaGCTAGAGGGGACATACTGAAattggacaaggagcctggggaTTGATCTTGGAACTGGGAAGCAGTGCAGATAAAGAATGCGAGCAAGTGGTGGGATGACCAGAGGCCAGGGTGGTGAAGAGAGACAGACTGCATGAAGAACCAGGAAGGGagaactgggatgagaagcctgtgGAGTGGAATTGTCTGGGTGGAGGAAAGACAGGCCTGGGACAGAGACATACTGAAGAAGACTGCGTAGAAGGGGGTTGTGTTTGGaggaaatgggcagaagagtccGTGCCCACCAGAGCACACTACCCACCAGAGCCttgaatggaacccaagattcctgagtctcagcatccctctgctgtcagcaaatatctagCAAAGAGTGTCTCACCCACCTCTAGTGCTGGTCCGCCCAGAGgttgacttttgagtgcttgactttacaacctgcataatgttcttttaacatagggttttttggggggttggaGGAATTGCATGTAATTTAAGTATAATTTTCTAAATACATTTGTATAGATTCCTACATATGTATCAAACTATTTCTGTATCTATAGACACGTAGAGGCATGGAGACACCCAATTACTGAAGCTGTATGTACATGTTGTTCATCATGGCATAAAAGCATCCTGTTTTACTGAAGTAATGCACTCCACCTCACACACTCCTACTGTGTTTTGCAAAAGTCCTCTCATCTTTTATTGAACAGTCCCCACCCCTGGTCTTCTAGCAAGCCTGGAATTAATATCATAATAAGAATTTATGTTAATATTCAGAGAACATTTGGTGTGCTCTGTCAGGTTTGAAAATTCACTATAACACCATGCAGCTCATCAGCACTAATAAGATCATGGCCATGGAGAGCAtaaatacttttgtttttgtCTCCAGCAGTTTATTGATATGGTTAAAGAGTTCATAGAAATGCTTCAAGTGTTAGTTCAAACATTTCCATTGCATGTTAATGAACATATATCACAGTTACATTCTCTATCTAGTCACACCTCAATTAGGCATTTTAAGGCTCCTAAAATGACAATGTGGGTTTCTTCCTCTCACAGAAAGAATCAAAACTGTCAGTCATCATCAAGCTTATTGAAGCCATTTTAGAagcttgcataatgacaggtttcagagtagcagccgtgttagtctgtatccgcaaaaagaaaaggagaacttgtggcaccttagagactaacaaatttatttgagcataagttttcgtgagctacagcccacttcatcggatgcatgcagtggaaaatacagtggggagattttatatacacagagaacatgaaacaatgggtgatcaggtaaggtgagctattaccagcaggagagaaaaaaaaccttttgtagtgataatcaaggtgggctatttccagcagttgacaagaacgtgtgaggaacagtgtgggcgcagggaaataaacatggggaaatagttttactttgtgtaatgacacatccactcccagtctttattcaagcctaatttaatggtgtccagtttgcaaattaattccaattcagcagtctctcgttggagtctgtttttgaagtgtttttgttgaagaattgccacttttaggtctgtaattgagtgaccagagagattgaagtgttatcactacaaaaggttttttttctctcctgctggtaatagcttaccttacctgatcactctcattacagtgtgtatagtaacacccattgtttcatgttctttgtgtatataaaatccccctactgtattttctactgcatgcatccgatgaagtgagctgtagctcatgaaagcttatgctcaaataaatttgttagtctccaaggtgccacaagtactgttcTTTTAGAAGCTACAACCTTTGGGAGGTTTCCAAATTGCCATTTAAAGCTCTTACAGTTTCCATTAGCTCCTATTCCTTCACATTTTTTTCTGTGATTTTATTGATTTCCTGGCAGTTAATTGGCTAACAATGTTTTATTAAgactttttttctctgcttttgtgAGAGATtaaattttcccttttaaaacatgtatcATGGAATAACAGCCAATTCCCAGCAAAATGATTGGTTCACAGGGATCTTGGCTTAATAGACATTAAATATTACTATCACTTTAGAGGTGAACTGGTGAGAATTTCTGTGGAAAATATTCCATTCTCCAGAGTTAcgttggtgtaactgagaacataGTCTAGCCTCTGCTTTTATACACAAACACAGTCATTGAAgatatgaaagttgaactttgaCTTAACACATTTTACGGTACCTAAAAATATTGATAAAAGGCAGACCATATTATATATGGCACAGGcaataaaataaatcacatttatATCTTGGGAGTCatgcaatattaaaatattaaacaggACAAtagttttgaaatatattgagAAGTCTAACTTCTGCAAAGGTTTTTCATAATTTAACAACCAAACATTCTGTTTTACAAACTATAAATTATCTGCTGCTAAATCCAAAACCAAAATAGCAAGTATTTTGCCTAGTATGTTGTAATTCAATTACATAAATTAAAACAAGTATAATTAAAAGTGTCTGGAACTCTCCTGCCAAAAAACTTTCTGGATTATGTGGTTTGCTCAATTTACAAACATAGATACAATTACAGTGCAGTATGTTTAAAGTCCTTGAGGTTCAACAATACAAAACTTATAAGAAAAGATGAACTCTTACTACCTAAAAACTTGCCTTCTTATCTTAAGAATCCATAAATTCTTCTTATAACCGAGATGAACCAAACATCACATCTATTTTTCCTAGCAAAAATTTATTCACATGAAGGTAATTCCCTGCCAGCTTCCTGTGACTGCAGCTGGAAGACATATTAAAGTAATTCTAGACAGTTTCTCAAATGACATGTCAGCTATGAGCAACAGTGACAAATATAGGTCTGCCCCAGCTGTCATTCAGCTGCACACTACTCAAGTGTCACCAGGAAGAATGTCATACACTGAAAAAATGACTCCAAAAATTTTGTGGGGTACCCAGGCTTGAAGTACTTTAAACAATTATGCAATGCTCCCTTAAAAATAGAGAACTCTGCTGATATTATTAAAAGTGTCTGAGATGTCTGTCGGTGAACCTAGACATGTTTTACAAGGTAGTGAGTCAAGAGTAAGTAACATTTCTTATACCTTATGTAGGGAacatatattctctctctctctcacacacacacactcatgcacgCATGCACTGACCTCGTTAAGTTTAAATATCTGTTAGCTTCTTTATAAAAGTTTAAAAGgcacaatcctgctcccacttcaGCCAGTAGAAGTACTGCCATTTAGTTCAATGGGAAGCAAGATCAGATCTTAGAAAACATTATGGTACAAGTAATtaatttgtatatatatttttaaatacatttatttctatTAATACTGTACCAATACATACATCTTAAGACTATCTGGAGGCTGAAAATGACAAAGAAAACAGCTGCTAGATAGGTAAGTGGAGTGCACTGGCATATCTGATCAAAGAACAGCCCCTatatcattaataataattattagaaATTATTTAGATTGCAGTAGCCCTTGTGACTTATGTGTCCAAACAAATCAACTGAAACTGAAGTATGTAATACTCTGTAGCTTGCAGACAAGCTACAGAGCAAACATTAATTGCAGACGTTCTTGAATGCCTCGCAAATTATTTACCCATTTCCTCTCTTGTATAAGCCTTGAGCGACTGGCAGTTTTGTGTTTAAAAGGACAGTGCAGTTATTGTAGCCTCAGAAATATCTATTTTGTGTTTCACTGGCCACACAGGCTCACAAAGGAGAATTCTCTACTTCACATTATTTTTGTGTTTCTTCCTCTCATTCTTCCTCTCACTCCTGCTGTTTATCCACTAAGTGATGAATTATGAACTGACTCCCAGTGTGGCGAGGCTCATTCTGCATAGACTCCTGGCATCTCCTCTGGTATTTTTGAAGTCAGAGAGGAAATATTTCCACATTAATGGTGCAGCCTTAGTTGCAGCCATTCTCAGTATTTTGTCAAGATTGTCTGTATTAATTTTCAGATTAGAACCAAATTTTGCTCTTGGTTATCTTGTGAAAATCTGGAGTAACCCCCTTAGGGTCATCCTGATGCAAAACTGGCACTCATGGCGCATGCCGTTATTTTGGAAGGCCACAACAGAATATTTGCTGAAATTCACCAGTGTACAGTGCCTGCAGCAGGGCTCTGTACTACCTAAGTCCTacttaaccttttaaaaaaggagctgTAAGTGGGAGTTAAGCCTTGTGCTTACCCTCTGCACAGAGCTGCCTTTGACCCGCACTCACTCTGGTTCATTTTTTGCGTACTTCAAATTACTCAGTTTGGAGGGAAATGTGTTTTGTTGATGAGGTAAATGTATCCATTCGAAAGTAGGCAAGTTCTATACTTGCTCTTCTCACTTGATCCTGTCACTGTTTTGTGTCAATGATCACAAATGGTCAGGCCTCAGTACAGGGCTCAGACTGAGTTTTTATGCATTTTTTATGAGTTTTTTTATGAGTATTTTTATGAGTTTTTATGGTGTGCTACACCGGCACTTTCCTAGTGACCCCGTAAGTTTCTCTATAATTTGTGCTTCCCTTTTAAATTATGACGGCTGAGACAATCTTCAGACTTTGAACTGATGCAGTGCTGTTTCGGTCTACAGAACGGTAGATAGGGACACTAGCTTTAAGAGAGGTGTGGGTTTCCTCCTTTTACATCAAAGGGGTATTAATGCTGAATGCTAATGATGAcaatttaaatatcaacattgTTAACTCTTTTGCTGCTGATTTTTGCAGAAACATTTAGCAGCTCTGGGATTGGGGGCAAAGTACTATCACCCTTTCCGTCATTCTGACCCCAGCCCAGTATTATCTTTCATCCAAAAATTACCATTTCTAGTAGCAGCATCCTCTTAATACCATGCTGAGACATTCAGGTTGAGAGAACATACTGCCGAATTGCAACTACatcattgacaggtttcagagtaacagccgtgttagtctgtattcacaaaaagaaaaggagtatgtgtggcaccttagagactaaccaatttatttgagcaaagctttcgtgagctagagctcacttcgtcagatgcatactgtcgaaaatacagaagatgtttttatacacacagaccatgaaaaaaaatccaagtgggtgggtggggggggaaacctggatttttgctggaaatggcccaccttgattatcatacacattgtaaggagagtgatcactttcaataagctattaccagcaggagagtggggtggggggagagaaaaccttttgtagtgataaacacccatttttttcatggtctgtgtgtataaaaagatcttctacactttccacagtatgcatccgatgaagtgagctgtagctcacgaaagcttaagtttccttatttcctcgtgtgggtattgtaataaattggttagtctctaaggtgccacaagtactccttttctaactaCATCATTGTAATCTCCCGTCCATCAAATGAACCTGCCCTATCCGCCTTAATTTATAGGAGCTGATAACTTCACAACAGTGTTGTATGACTGCAACTGAAGATCATAACCTTCTAAACATTTTCACATGTGAGCAATTGTACTCACCTAACTAGCTATACACTTCTATACCACTTTATATTTTCTCTTCTATGTCTAAAAGACAATGCATTTTGAATTagtgatttttattaataaagtatCAGTTATCTATGCAATTATATTTATCACATATCCTGGGTAAAGTGTATTGATCTCTCTCCATTACTGACTTCacaattgctattgattttatatgGAAAGCAatcaggcccagctcctcaatgGTATCTAGTTGCCTAactaccattgaaatcaatgagggaGAGAAGGTgagtcaagtatcagaggggtagccatgttagtctggttctgtaaaagtggcaaagagtcctatggcaccttatagtctaacagacatattggagcatgagctttcgtgggtgaatacccacttcgtcggattcatgtagtggaaatttccagaggcaggtataaatatgtaagcaagaatcaggctaggggtaacgaggttagttcaatcagggaggatgaggccctcttctagcagttgaggcgtgaacaccaagggaggagaaactgcttttgtaggtggcgagccattcacagtctttgtttaatcctgagctgatggtgtcaaatttgcaaaagaactgaagctcagcagtttctctttgaagtctggtcctgaagtttttttgctgcaggatggttacctttaaatctgctattgtgtgtccagggaggttgaagtgttctcttacaggtttttatatattgccattcctaatatctgatttgtgtccatttatccttttacgtagggactgtccagtttggctgatgtacatagcagaggggcattgctggcacatgagggcgtagattacattggtggacgtgcaggtgaatgaaccggtgatggtgtggctgatctggttaggtcctgtaaTGGTGTCActgtgtagatatgtgggcagagttggcatcgaggtttgttgaatggattggttcctgagttagagttactatggtgcggtgtgtagttgctggtgagaatatgcttcaggttggcgggttgtctgtgggcaaggactggcctgctcCCAAGACCTGTGAAAGTGAgagatcgttgtccaggatgggttgtagatcactgatgatgtgttggagaggttttagctgaggactgtatgtgatggccagtggagttctgttggtt
Coding sequences within:
- the FSD2 gene encoding fibronectin type III and SPRY domain-containing protein 2; its protein translation is MENEIVFSSDTAALDPATDPSESMMFPESNENEPEGLTFYHMDLYESNGRLEIFPEEPAGSGDGALGETSQESTGPGEDFCSSDQSAYDLEKEVDELTKLYGLDEDKEIEQELLGGNIATSGILESKETPAHKEGVAAGSYDSTYNAPKSSSPVNGSQHKKHMESTEEQECLGHDSEDESQHLHNGKVYDELHNHEHSEEELRRDGWQDEKSIQPNSEEEAADIYCATCKIPIRAFDKLFGDHKDHEVTQLANAVESAKEEIQKNMCKLEEQVTEMENFASHLEEIFITVEENFGRQEQNFEMHYNEVMQTLTQRYEEKVEGLGEEKKQKLEALYGQLVSCGENLDTCKELMETIQELCKDKEKADFIKAAVPVVDRLREFLKKDMDLELSTLPDFEDTVIDFSDVQQLMDSINTIAAPSAPVINPQALNSATGTSVRVCWGLFSDDTVEFYQLYYKQVSDDTPSEEQAELMLKVKETYCTVTNLVPNTQYEFWVSALNTAGVSPVSERAVYVTAPSPPIIKRKESRSCENAALVCWESGNMNPVDSYTVELSKLTNGENGDIITESIVGIPNCEALIQLEPGQSYIISVRAVNMGGPSERSEPGSIHTTGTYFYLNEDTAHPLLSVLEDGLTIACSEIENLECDLPFRDNGFTRCIAILGSMIPFQGKHYWEVKVDENMEYRVGVAFENTHRHGYLGANSSSWCMRHIVTPARHKYEFLHSGTTPDIRITIPPKRIGILLDYDNWKLSFFNLDIAQHLYTFNSHFQHYVHPCFALEKPGFLRICNGIAMPTSITLL